A region from the Brassica napus cultivar Da-Ae chromosome C8, Da-Ae, whole genome shotgun sequence genome encodes:
- the LOC125591533 gene encoding receptor-like kinase TMK2, producing MAEHNEIEMAEDHVEMVDHSKIIENKAIPMQILRDATSNFGVENLLGEGGFGSVYRGTLQDGREIAVKKMNQSAIAENDRLLVYQYMPQGTLSKHLFHWGDHSLRPLDWTTRLSIALDVARSVEYLHTLALQNQSYIHRDLKPPNILLGDDLRAKASDFGLVTATEEDRESVKTKCRGTPGYMAPEYLDGRVTRKIDVYSFRVILMELITGKKATDHSRAEDDIHITTWLR from the exons atGGCTGAGCACAACGAGATCGAGATGGCTGAGGACCACGTCGAGATGGTTGATCACAGTAAGATCATCGAGAACAAAGCGATCCCAATGCAGATTCTCAGAGATGCAACAAGCAACTTTGGAGTTGAGAATTTACTCGGAGAAGGTGGGTTTGGATCTGTATATAGAGGCACACTGCAAGATGGAAGGGAGATTGCTGTCAAGAAGATGAACCAATCGGCTATTGCTG AAAACGATAGGCTATTAGTCTATCAGTACATGCCCCAAGGTACATTGAGCAAACATCTCTTTCACTGGGGTGACCACAGTTTGAGACCACTAGACTGGACTACACGCCTTAGTATTGCGTTGGATGTCGCTCGATCAGTAGAGTATCTCCATACGCTAGCTCTTCAAAACCAAAGCTACATCCACAGGGACTTGAAACCGCCAAACATTCTTCTCGGGGATGATTTACGAGCCAAAGCATCTGACTTTGGATTAGTGACTGCTACAGAAGAAGACAGGGAATCAGTCAAGACCAAGTGTCGTGGGACACCCGGTTACATGGCACCTGAATATT TGGACGGAAGGGTTACGAGAAAGATCGATGTTTACAGCTTCCGAGTCATCCTCATGGAGCTCATAACCGGCAAGAAAGCTACAGACCATAGCCGAGCTGAAGACGATATCCACATCACAACATGGTTAAGGTAG